A single Lactuca sativa cultivar Salinas chromosome 8, Lsat_Salinas_v11, whole genome shotgun sequence DNA region contains:
- the LOC111918336 gene encoding uncharacterized protein LOC111918336: MESEGQQQNSSNPSAVIAALLCKRAKQHEELRSIEKQVYDMETAYLQDPSQSGNVLKGYEGFLSASKSTAFYKRSRKFQVEDRLFSLSSVTSQATEEHAAMGAASAMGPGKPKKGRPGPRDVRRIRQYSEPDFDYEDDPDLI; encoded by the exons ATGGAATCTGAAG GGCAACAACAAAACTCATCCAACCCATCAGCCGTGATCGCAGCTCTTCTATGCAAAAGAGCCAAACAACATGAAGAACTTCGAAGCATCGAAAAACAG GTTTATGACATGGAAACTGCTTATCTACAAGATCCAAGCCAAAGTGGAAACGTATTAAAAGGCTACGAAGGGTTTCTATCAGCATCTAAGAGCACTGCATT CTACAAGCGGTCTAGGAAATTTCAGGTGGAAGATAGGCTTTTTTCACTATCTTCGGTCACCTCACAAGCG ACCGAAGAACATGCTGCAATGGGAGCTGCATCTGCGATGGGACC GGGAAAGCCGAAAAAGGGGAGACCGGGACCTAGGGATGTGAGAAGAATCAGGCAGTACAGTGAACCTGACTTTGACTATGAGGATGATCCTGATTTGATTTGA